The Virgibacillus siamensis sequence TGGCTGCTCCGACGAATCCTTCGAACAGTGCTTGCGGGTTCGTTGGACGTGACTTGAATTCCGGATGGAACTGGCACGCGATAAACCATGGATGGTCTTCAATTTCAATGGTTTCAACCAGTCTGCCGTCAGGGCTTGTTCCGGAAAAGATAAATCCGCTGTCCGCCATTTGCTCACGGTATTCATTGTTGAACTCATAACGGTGACGATGGCGTTCATACACGATATCCGCATTTTGATAGGCAGCTTTTGTTTTTGTGCCCTCCACCAACTTGCACGGATAAATACCAAGTCGCAAAGTACCACCCATATCAGAAATATTTTTCTGCTCAGGAAGCAAATCTATGATTGGATATGGAGTGTGCGGGTCGATTTCCGCAGAATGTGCTCCTTCTAATCCGAGGACATTACGAGCGTATTCGACAGTCGCAAGCTGCATGCCGAGACAAATTCCGAAGTATGGAACTTTGTGCTCTCTGGCATAGCGGATTGCCGCGATTTTCCCTTCAATCCCACGGTCTCCAAACCCGCCGGGAACCAAAATGCCGTCCACGTCTTCCAGTGCATGCTTAATGCTTTCTTCACTAAGTTTCTCAGCATTAATCCACTTGACTTCGACATTGGAATCATACGTATAACCGGCATGCTTCAGCGATTCAACAACTGAAAGATATGCATCCGGCAATTCGACATATTTACCTACAAGCCCAATCGTTGTTGTTTTGGACAAACCACGTACTTTATTGACTAGCTTCATCCATTCTTCCATTTCCGCCTCTTTGCATTCCAGTCCGAAATGGTCGCATGTCAGCTGATCCAGATGCTGCTCCTGCAAGGAAACCGGAATCTGATATAATGTATCGGCGTCGATCATTTCAATAACCGCTTCTTTATCAATATCGCAGAAAAGTGCAATTTTCTCTTTCATTTCCTGGCTGATAGGAAGTTCTGTCCGCAATACAATGGCATCGGGCTGTATCCCAAGTGAACGCAATTCCTTTACACTGTGCTGGGTCGGCTTTGTTTTCATTTCACCTGCTGCTTTAATATATGGAACAAGTGTACAATGAATGTACATGACATGGTCCCTGCCGATATCACTTTTAATCTGGCGGATTGCTTCCAAAAATGGTAATGATTCGATATCGCCGACTGTCCCGCCGATTTCTGTAATGACAACATCTGCCTTCGTTTCCTGTCCGGCGCGGAAGACCTGTTCTTTAATTTCATTTGTGATATGCGGGATAACTTGTACCGTCCCGCCAAGATAATCCCCGCGGCGTTCCTTTTTGATGACGCTGGAATAAACTTTTCCAGTTGTGATGTTGCTGTATTTATTCAGGTTAATATCCGTAAAACGCTCATAATGGCCAAGGTCAAGATCTGTTTCCGCGCCGTCTTCCGTCACGAAAACTTCACCATGCTGATACGGGCTCATAGTACCCGGATCCACGTTGATATACGGATCAAATTTCTGAATGGTAATTTTTAATCCGCGGTTTTTTAATAAGCGTCCCAGTGATGCTGCCGTAATTCCTTTTCCCAATGAGGAGACAACGCCCCCGGTTACAAAAATATATTTCGTCACTGTTCATCCCTCTTCCTTCTATTGTTAATATGTTCATTTGAGTCGAAATTAAATCGTCAAAAACTATTTTGTGGGAATCTCCGCTTATTCCTGCCATTTCGAATTTGGTTTTTGTAGCTGATTTTCCAATAAAACAAAAAAAGCGCTCCCCTAACGGAAGGGGAAACGCTTTGTATTTTGAAATTAAAGAGCCCAATAAAAATTGTACTCATCCCTTATCAAAAAGTCAAGCAGCCTTCATGAAAACTATTTCTTTTTTTCCTCATTATCGTCGTCATCTTCGTCATCATAGTCTTCATCATGTTCGTCATCATAATCGTCATAATCTTCATCATGATCGTCATCATGGACTTCGTCTTCAAAATTATCGGTCAACACTTCAAGATCATCATCATGATCTTCCGGTTCTTCTACTTTTTCTTCTTTCTTTTTCTTCGTTGCCTTTTTCTTTTTTGTCGTTTTTTTCTTTTTCGGCTTAGGGCCGTCCTCTACCTGATCAATCGGGTACCACCGTTTCAATCCCCAGATGCCTGAACCGGTTGTAATAAAACGGCCGTCCACGGTCAGGTCTGTATAGAACTGTGAAAGGTAGTCCTGTTTTAGTTCCTCAGTAAAGCCTTTCATTTCAGCTACCTGATCATATAATTCACTGTAATGAACAGCTTTTTTATTATCTGTCAAAATGATATGTGCCAATTCAATCATTGGCATTCTTTGCATTTCCTCGCGGCTGTAATCTTTCAAACCCATGCTACCGCACTCCCTTTTTCATGTATTAAGGCGATGGTTATTGTTCATCGCAACATAATGTTCGTTTTATGGTTGTATAGTATAAATCATACCATACATTATAAACAAATCTGAAACGAATATGCCAGTATGAACCTGAAAAAAGTTGAGAAAATCTTGTTTTCTCAACTTTTTTGAATTCGTCGTACGATTCTATGCTTTTGTACCATCCAGCTCAAGCACCCAGCGACTAGTAAACTTCCTGGAGCCTCCCTACGATAAGTCAACGTCGAATCGTAATTTAAGGAAGGCCGACTAAAACCGGTCTTTGCGACCAACGTCGGCATACCCCTATGAAGGGGCACGTTTCCTTTATCTCGTACGGTCCAGTCCAGTTTATACGTCGCTAAACGGGTGCTTTCGCTTTTGTACCTACATATTCCTTCTGTATTGTCCGCCGACTTCGTACAGGGCGTTGGTGATTTGTCCGAGGCTGGCAATTTTTACAGTTTCCATCAATTCGACGAAAACATTTCCGCCGGTTGCTGCGGTTTTTTTCAGTCGTGTTAATGCCTCTTCCACTTCGTCTTTGTTTGCATCCTGGAATTTATGCAGTTCGCTGATCTGATGTTCTTTTTCCTCTTTGGATGCCCGGGCGAGCTCCATTGAATCAATCTGATCCTCTGACGGCGGATTTGGATTGATGTAAGTGTTGACGCCGACGAGCGGCAGTTCACCGGAATGTTTTTTCCCTTCATAATACAGCGATTCTTCCTGAATTTTACCGCGCTGATACTGGCGCTCCATTGCACCAAGCACACCGCCGCGGTCATTCATTTTTTCAAATTCCTGCAGTACCGCTTCTTCGACAAGATCTGTCAGTTCCTCTACAATAAACGAACCTTGCAGGGAGTTTTCATTTTTTGTCAAACCGAATTCTTTGTTGATAATCATCTGAATCGCCATTGCACGGCGGACAGATTCTTCGGTTGGTGTCGTAATTGCTTCATCATATGCATTTGTGTGCAGTGAATTTGTATTATCCTGAATCGCAATCAATGCCTGCAATGTTGTGCGAATATCATTAAAATCAATTTCCTGTGCATGCAATGAACGTCCGGATGTCTGAATATGATATTTCAATTTCTGGCTGCGTTCATTCGCACCGTACTTATCACGCATCGTAACAGCCCAGATGCGGCGAGCCACGCGCCCGATAACCGTGTATTCCGGATCAAGCCCATTTGAGAAAAAGAAGGATAAGTTTTTCGCAAACTTATTAACGTCCATTCCCCGGCTTAAATAATATTCCACATACGTGAAGCCATTTGCCAATGTAAAGGCAAGCTGTGTAATCGGATTTGCCCCCGCTTCTGCAATGTGGTAGCCGGAAATGGAAACCGAATAGTAGTTGCGCACTTCTTTATCAATGAAATACTGCTGAATATCCCCCATCATGCGAAGCGCAAATTCGGTTGAGAAGATACAGGTGTTCTGACCCTGGTCTTCTTTCAAAATATCTGCCTGCACTGTACCGCGAACGACCGATACCGTTTCATCCCGGATTGTCTCGTATTCATCTTTGTCCGGTCCACGATTATTCTCTTCCTTGAATTTGGCAACCTGCTGATCAATGGCGGTGTTAAAATACATAGCCAAAATAATCGGTGCCGGTCCATTGATTGTCATGGAGACCGATGTTTTTGGATCAGTGAGGTCGAAGCCGCTGTACAATTTTTTCATATCGTCCAATGTACAAATGCTTACACCGCTTTCGCCAATCTTTCCGTAAATATCCGGACGCTCTGCGGGATCTTCTCCATACAGAGTTACCGAATCAAACGCGGTGGACAATCGTTTGGCGTCTTCATTTTTGGATAAATAATGAAAACGGCGGTTGGTTCGTTCCGGCGTTCCTTCACCGGCAAATTGACGGGTAGGATCTTCACCTTTTCGTTTAAATGGAAAAACACCTGCCGTAAACGGAAATACGCCTGGTACATTTTCCTTCATCAGCCAGTTCAGGCGTTCACCCCAGTCGGCAAATTTCGGGAATGCCACTTTAGGAATTTTAAGGCCTGCAAGCGACTCTGTTGTATTGTCCATTTCGATTTCTTTATCCCGGACTTTATATGTCAGCTTATCACCACTGTACCGTTCCTTTGTTTCATCCCAGCCATCAAGAAGCCTTTTCGCTTTCGGATCAAGGTCTTCCTGGTATGTCCCGATAGATTTATCAATTGCTTCTTTCGCGCTTTCATCTTCAAGTACCTCTTTTGCCCCTTCCAGCTGATACAGCTTCCGGGCGATTTTACTCTGTTTGTCGGCATGGCTGTGATAGTTGCGGACATGTGTGGCAATTTCACGCAAATAATGCCGGCGTTCATTTGTAATAATCATATTATCCTTTTGGGCGATTACGTTACGCTCAAAGTCAATATCGGCATTCCATTCATATTTTTCGTTCAATGTATCGATAATGGCAGCAAACAAAGCGTTCGTACCGGCATCGTTAAACTGGCTGGCAATCGTGCCGAAGACCGGGAATTTCGTTTTGTCCTCGTGGAAAAGCATATGGCTGCGCTCATATTGTTTACGGACTTGATTTAACGCATCCTCAGAGCCTTTTTGTTCAAATTTATTAATGACAATAAAGTCGGCAAAATCAATCATGTCGATTTTTTCCAACTGTGAAGGTGCACCAAACTCTGCAGTCATCACATACATGGACAGGTCAGTCACATCGGTAATTGCCGCATCACCCTGACCGATACCGCTTGTTTCCACAATAATAAAATCGTAGGATGCGGCGCGTACAACATCAATAATGTCATGAAGCGCCTTCGATAATTCGCTCCTTGAATCACGCGTTGCCAGTGAACGCATGTATACACGGTCGGTAAAAATAGCGTTCATCCGAATACGGTCGCCTAATAATGCGCCGCCGGTTTTCTTTTTCGTCGGGTCAATCGAGATAATCGCAATTTTTTTATCGGGTACTTCGTTAATAAAACGGCGAATCAGTTCATCGGTGAGGGAACTTTTACCCGCACCGCCAGTACCGGTAATCCCGAGCACCGGTGCATGATTGGATTTTTGCTGTAATTTTTTCAGTACCGTTTGTTTTTTATCGTCTTTCTGATTGCCTTCCATATACGTAATGAAACGGGCGATTGCCTGTCGTTCTCCGGCAGCCAATTTATCCTGATCTTGTTTCAAATCAATCGGCGGCAAAAAGTCACATTCCTCAAGCATTTTATTAATCATACCCTGAAGCCCCAGTTCACGGCCATTTTCCGGTGAAAAAATCCTGGAGACTCCGTAATCATGCAATTCTTTTATTTCCCGCGGGATAATGACACCCCCGCCACCGCCGTAAACTTTTATATGTTCCGCGCCTAACTCATTCAGCAGGTCAATCATGTATTTGAAATATTCCACATGACCGCCCTGATAGGATGAAATCGCAATTCCTTGCGCATCCTCCTGAATCGCCGCATAGACGACCTCCTCAACAGACCGGTTATGACCAAGGTGAATCACTTCCGCTCCGCTCGACTGGAGAATTCTGCGCATAATATTGATTGATGCATCATGACCGTCATATAAACTGGATGCCGTTACAAAACGAACGGGATTTACCGGCTTATACAGTTGCACTTGTTCCATCATCCATCCTCCTGTCTTTCGTATTTTTTCGTTCAATTGCCAGTGCCTGTGTTAAATAGTCTGTCTGGCGTTCAATGTACTCATCAAGGGTAAACTGCTTTTGCAGCATCCATCGTCTGAACCCCCACATTTGTCCTTGGATAAATATGTTATTCGCCAGAAGTTTCACATCCTGCTTTGCCATGTCATGCGGGACACATGAAACAATGACCTCTTCCAGCATGCCGACCATGTCGCGTTCCTTTTGCAGGACATAGTCGCGTGTTTCCTTTTTCAGCGATTTAACTTCCTGATACAGGATAATGACTTCTTCCTGCATGTCATCCATCAATTCAAAATAAGAGCGGATAACACTTTCCAGATTGTCAACGGATGGATTCTTCAGGTCAATAGCCGCCTCAAGCCGCTGTCTGACTTGCTTATAAATCGCATCCACAACAAGAAAAAGCACATCTTCCTTTGTTCGGATATATTCATAAAGTGTGCCGATGCTGAACCCGGATTCTTTGGCTATTTCACGTGTCGTTGTCCGGTGAAAACCTTTTTCCTTAAAAAGCGAAATTGCACCTTTGATCATTTGGCTGCGGCGTTTTTCGACCAGACTAACATCTTTTACAGAAGAAAGGATTTTGTTTTTTTCAGTCATGTTTGTCCCCCTTCCATTTTTTAAAAATTTCCTGTGCCAGCTGATATGGATCACTGTCTGCCTCAATTGTAATGTCCGTGTTGTTTTGCTCCATGTATTCTTTTACGTCAAGCCATATTTCTTCGCGAACAAGTTCATAAACTTCCAGCTCCTGCTGAAATTGACGTCGTTCTTTTCCTTCAGCTGTATGATATAAAAAATCATGATGCGCATTGATTTTTTCCCACAGTTTATCAATGCCTTTGTTTTCTGTCGTAATCGTTTTGACAATCTGGGTCTCCTGATCGCCTTTAGCTGTCATCATCACAAGCTCTTTTAATAGTGCCTTGAGCTTGCCGTAACCAGGCAGGTCTGCTTTGTTGATGACAAACAAATCGGCAATTTCCATAATGCCCGCTTTAAAAATCTGCAGCACATCACCACTATTCGGCGTCAAAACAAGTGCAGTCGTATCAACAATTTTCATAATGTCCAGCTCTGACTGACCGACACCGACTGTCTCAACGATTACGACATCAAACCCATATGCATCGCAAATCCTTACTGCATCTTTGGTCGCCCGGGCAAGACCGCCAAGACTGCCGCGCGTTGCCATACTGCGGATGTAGACACCTTCATCGGTAAAGTGTTCATTCATCCGGACACGATCGCCAAGCAGTGCACCGCCGCTGAACGGGCTTGTAGGGTCGACAGCAACCACTGCAACAGTTTTTCCTTCACTCCGAATATGTGTAATCAGCCGGTTAACGAGTGAACTTTTTCCGGCACCGGGCGATCCGGTTAAGCCGACATATTGGGCATGTTTTTTCAAGGAGAAAACATCGCTCAGCATAGCGAGCTTCTCAGGATGGTCATTTTCCACCATGGTGATGGCACGTGCCAACGCGCGTATATTTTTTTCTTTAATTTGTTCAACAAGCTGGTGCATGTTCATGACCATCCTTTCTGTTTCAAAGTAGTTCACCGGTATTTGGAACTGCTTGCCTGATTGGATGTGCTCCCCGTCCGGGTCTGGATTTCGCACGGTCGAAATTATAAACTTGAGCCAAATATTTGTGAACTTAAGCCGATTCGGATCAAATTTGGGCCAAAATTAGTTCAACTTGGGCCAAAAGCCCGTCAATTTGAGCCAAACGCTATTCACTCCCGCATTAGATCTTCTACTTCGTCAGCATCCGGCCAATAACAAGGCGCTGGATTTCGTTTGTGCCTTCATAGATCTGCGTGATTTTCGCATCGCGCATGTAACGTTCAACCGGATAATCTTTCGTGTAGCCATATCCGCCGAATACCTGAACAGCTTCAACGGTAATGCGCATGGCGGCATCACCGGCAAACAGCTTCGACATTGCGGATGCTTTGCCGTATGGTTTTCCTTCTGATTCAAGCCATGCAGCCTGATAGGTTAAGAGACGCGCTGCTTCCACATCTGTTGCCATGTCAGCAAGCTTAAACGAAATACCTTGATTCGCTGCAATCGGTTTGCCGAACTGTTCGCGTTCTTTCGCATAATCCGTTGATGCATCCAGTGCACCTTGGGCGATTCCGAGCGCCTGTGCAGCAATACCATTACGGCCGCCGTCAAGCGTTGTCATAGCGATTTTAAATCCTTCGCCCTCTTCACCAAGCATGTTTTCTTTTGGCACACGGCAGTTTTCAAAAATCAATTCCGTCGTAGGGGATGAACGGATCCCCAATTTCTTTTCCTTCTTACCGAATGTAAACCCTTCTGTTCCTTTTTCCACGATAAATGCGCTGATCCCCTTATGTCTTGCTTCCGGGTTTGTCATGGCAAAAACGATGTAAAGGTCAGCCACACCGCCATTGGTGATCCAGACTTTGCTTCCATTCAGAATGTAATCATCACCGTCTTTTTTGGCAATGGTTTTCATACCTGCTGCATCACTCCCTGAACCCGGCTCAGAAAGCGCATATGCGCCCAATGCTTCACCGGTAGCCAGGCGGTACAGGAATGTCTTCTTCTGCTCTTCGTTTCCGTACTTATAAATCGGCCAGCTGGCAAGTGACAGGTGTGCGGACAATGTTACACCAGTAGATGCACATACACGTGACAGCTCCTCAACCGCAATGACGTAGCTGACAAAATCCGCTCCTATTCCGCCATATTCTTCAGGCCATGGGATTCCTGTCAGTCCCAGTTCAGCCATTTGATCAAAAATTTTCCGGTCGAAACGCTCTTCTTCATCACGTTCTGCCGCAGTTGGTTCCACCTCTTTTTTGGCGAAATCACGGACCATCTTGCGCAGCATTTCTTGTTCTTCGGTCAATTGAAAATTCATCTGTTCTTCCTCCTAGTCTTTCAAAAGATTCTTGGCAATTACGATATGCTGGATTTCGTTCGTTCCTTCATAAATCTCGGTAACCTTGGCATCACGGAAGAGGCGCTCCACCGGGTAATCTTCGGTATAGCCATATCCGCCGAAAACCTGTACGGCCTCAATCGCAGCTTTTCTGGCTGTTTTTGATGCGAACATCTTTGCCATGGATGCCTCTTTGCTTGCCGGAATATCCCGCTCAACAAGCGAAGCAACGTTATACACTAATAGTTTCGCAGCTTCGACTTCTGTCGCCATATCTGCCAGTTTAAATGAAATTCCCTGGTTTTTGGCAATCGATTTCCCGAATTGCTGTCGTTCTTGCGCATATGCTGTTGCATGCTCCAATGCTGCTTCACCGATTCCGAGTGCCTGTGCAGCAATCCCGATTCGACCGACATTTAAATTAGCCATCGCAATTTTAAATCCGTCGCCTTCATTGCCGAGCAGCTGCTTCTTTGGTACTTTGCAATTATCAAAGTTCAATTGTACGGTGCTGGAACCATGCAGCCCCATCTTCCGTTCCGCCTTGCCGATTTCGAAACCCGGTGTATCGCGCTCGAGGATAAAAGCACTCACACCTTTTGAACCAGCTTCATCGCTGGTTCTGGCAAACGTGATAAATGTATCAGCAAATCCGCCGTTTGTAATAAAAACTTTGGAACCGTTCAAAATATAATAATTCCCGTCTTTTTTCGCCCTCGTTTTCATGCTTGCCACGTCAGATCCGGCACCGGGTTCTGTCACGGCGAATGCACCAAGGTACTCCCCGGATGCGAGTTTAGGAATGTAATGCTTTTTTTGTTCCTCTGTACCGAAATACAAAATCGGATTTGTCCCGACAGATGTATGCACAGATAAAATAACGCCGACTGTCGCACTGACCTTGGCCAGTTCATTGATGGCAATAATGTACGATGTATAATCCATGCCGCTCCCGCCGTATTCTTCCGGGATTGGGATACCCATCAGTCCGAGTTCCCCCATCTTACGGATAACTTCTTCCGGAAAACGGTCTTCTTTTTCCATTCGTTCAATGTGCGGTTGTACTTCCTTTTGGGCAAAATCCCGAACCATTTTCCGCATCATTTCCTGTTCTTCTGTAAAATTAAGGTTCATCCAATTGCCCCCCTCTCTGTTATTCCTGTTGATTTAAAACGAACAAATAAATCAGCTGTATTGATAAAAACCGCGGCCGGATTTTTTACCGAGCCAACCAGCCTTTACATATTTTCTGAGCAGTGGACATGGACGATATTTACTGTCCGCAAATCCTTCGTACAGTACTTCCATGATATACAAGCATGTATCCAGCCCGATGAAGTCCGCCAGTGTCAGCGGGCCCATTGGGTGATTCATACCGAGTTTCATAACCGTATCAATGTCCTCAACAGATGCGACCCCTTCCTGCAATGCAAAAATCGCTTCATTGATCATCGGCATTAAAATACGATTCGCTGCAAACCCAGGGGCATCATTTACTTCCACCGGCGTTTTTGACAGTTTTTTCGTCATATCTTCAATTGCCTGATACGTTTCATCACTTGTCTGAATGCCTCGGATGATTTCAACAAGTTTCATAACAGGAACCGGGTTCATGAAATGCATCCCGATAACCTGTTCCGGCCGATTGGTTGACGCCGCAATTTCTGTAATCGGCAGTGACGAAGTGTTTGTTGCTAAAATCGCATGTTTCGGTGCGAATGCATCAAGATCACGGAACACTTTTGTCTTCACTTCCATGTTCTCTACAATTGCTTCGATAACCAAATCACATGACCCGGCATCCTTTATTTCCGTGGATGGTTTCAGCCGGTTGATTGTATCTGTTTTGTCCTGTTCACTGATACGCTCCTTTTCAACCGCTCGTGTAAGAAGCTTTTCAATTGATTTCATCCCTTTATTCAGTGCTGATTCATTGACATCATTTAAAATAACGTTGAATCCTGACTGGGCACATACTTGGGCAATTCCGGCGCCCATCTGTCCGGCGCCGATTACCATAACTTTTTCAATTGCCATTGTATCTCCTCCTTTTTCTAGCCATGTTGTTAAAACTTCAGCATTGCAAAAAATCGAATGCCGGTTGCTGCCGCAACAGCCGCAGCACCTGTATTACTGCTTCGGAACTTCAATCAAGACAGCATCTCCCTGGCCGCCGCCGCTGCAGATGGCTGCAATTCCGAGTCCGCCGCCCTGGCGTTTCAGTTCATGAATAAGTGTTAAAATGATGCGTGCCCCGCTTGCGCCGATTGGATGGCCAAGTGCAACGGCACCACCATTGACATTCACATTTTCCGGATCAATGTCAGCAATTTTTCCGCTGGCCAATGATACAACTGCAAACGCTTCATTGATTTCGAACAAATCTATATCATCTTTGGCATAGCCTGTTTTTTCAAGCAGTTTGTTGATGACGAGTCCTGGTGTCTGCGGAAAATCTTTCGTATCGACTGCAACTTCAGCATGGCCAAGTACTGTTGCCATCGGTTTTTTACCAAGTGCTTCCGCCTTTTCATCCGACATTACGACAAATGCGCATGCGCCATCATTGACACCAGGTGCGTTTCCGGCAGTGATTGTACCATCTTTATCAAAAGCCGGGCGCAATTTGCCGAGTTTTTCCAAGCTTGTGTCTTTCCTTGGTGCTTCATCTGTATCAACTAGAATTGGGTCACCTTTACGCTGCGGAACTTCCAGTGACACGATTTCTTCGGCAAACTTGCCATCCTCGATTGCCTTTACTGAACGCTGATGACTGCGGTATGCCCACTCATCCTGATCCTCCCGGGACACATTGAATTCATCGGCAGTACCATTTCCATAGCTTCCCATGTGCACATTGTTGAATGAACATGTCAACCCATCATGGACCATCATATCGACAACGCGTTTGTCACCCATACGGTTTCCCCAACGCGCATCCGGCAAATAGTATGGTGCATTGCTCATGCTCTCCATTCCGCCAGCGACAATGACGTCCTCATCGCCAACTCGAATGAGCTGATCGGCAAGAGTCACACTTCGTAATCCTGATGCACAGACCTTGTTAATCGTTTCAGTTTTTACATCCCATGGAATGCCTGCAATACGTGCTGCCTGACGTGACGGAATCTGGCCCTGGCCGCCCTGCAAAACAGTTCCCATAATAACTTCATTGATTTCTTTTTCCTCGAGTCCGGCGCGATCCAGCGCTTCACGGATTGCTTTTCCGCCAAGCTGCGGGGCCGTAAAAGATTTTAACGATCCTCCAAACTTTCCAAACGGGGTTCTGGCACCTGATACAATAACGGTTTTGCGCATTTTTTCAGCTTCCTTTCTTTACAAGTTTTATAGATTCCTATTGTGAACGCTTTCTTTTAACCTATCATCATGGTATAGAAGATGCAATCAAAAAGCGATTGAACGCTCGCTCAATACTGGGCCTAAAAGCAGAGGGGCATTTAAAAACCCCTCTGATACTGCCTTTTATGCTGTTTTTACTCCTTCTTCCACAAAAACACTCAATGCAAGTATTTCTGCAACATCCATTGTACTGATATCTTCTTCCACTTCTTTTGCCTTCGTACCATCACTCAACATGGTCAGGCAATATGGACATGCACTGGAGATCATCGTTGATTCCGTCTGCAATGCCTGCTCCGTGCGGGCAACGTTGATCCGGTTGCCTGTCGTTTCCTCACTCCACATCAGGCCACCGCCGGCACCACAGCACATCCCGTTTTCACGGCTGCGATCCATTTCTGTAAGTTCAAGCCCCGGAATGGATTTCAGAATTTCACGCGGCGGGTCATACACGCCATTATACCTTCCAAGATAACAGGAGTCATGATAAGTCAAGCGCTGGTTAATATCCCGCTCCGGCTTCAATTTCCCATTCATCACCAAGTCATACAGCATTTGTGTATGATGATAAACTTCCGCTTCAAATCCGAAATCCGGATATTCGTTTTTGAAAATATTGTATGCGTGCGGATCGATGGTTACGATCTTTTTCACGTCATGTTTGTTGAATTCCTTCATATTTTTCTCGGCAATTTCCTGGAATAGAAACTCGTTCCCGATACGACGTGCCGTATCACCGGAGTTTTGCTCTTTGTTTCCCAAAATCGCAAAGCTGATGCCAGCCTTATTCATCAGTTTAGCAAATGCCAGGGCAATTTTTTGACTGCGGTTGTCAAATGAGCCCATTGAGCTTACCCAGAAAAGGTATTCAAAATCTTTATCTTCTTTTTTCAGTTCTTTGACAGTAGGGATGTATGCATCTTCATCCTGTTCACGCCATTT is a genomic window containing:
- a CDS encoding CTP synthase → MTKYIFVTGGVVSSLGKGITAASLGRLLKNRGLKITIQKFDPYINVDPGTMSPYQHGEVFVTEDGAETDLDLGHYERFTDINLNKYSNITTGKVYSSVIKKERRGDYLGGTVQVIPHITNEIKEQVFRAGQETKADVVITEIGGTVGDIESLPFLEAIRQIKSDIGRDHVMYIHCTLVPYIKAAGEMKTKPTQHSVKELRSLGIQPDAIVLRTELPISQEMKEKIALFCDIDKEAVIEMIDADTLYQIPVSLQEQHLDQLTCDHFGLECKEAEMEEWMKLVNKVRGLSKTTTIGLVGKYVELPDAYLSVVESLKHAGYTYDSNVEVKWINAEKLSEESIKHALEDVDGILVPGGFGDRGIEGKIAAIRYAREHKVPYFGICLGMQLATVEYARNVLGLEGAHSAEIDPHTPYPIIDLLPEQKNISDMGGTLRLGIYPCKLVEGTKTKAAYQNADIVYERHRHRYEFNNEYREQMADSGFIFSGTSPDGRLVETIEIEDHPWFIACQFHPEFKSRPTNPQALFEGFVGAAIQQKEI
- the rpoE gene encoding DNA-directed RNA polymerase subunit delta, producing the protein MGLKDYSREEMQRMPMIELAHIILTDNKKAVHYSELYDQVAEMKGFTEELKQDYLSQFYTDLTVDGRFITTGSGIWGLKRWYPIDQVEDGPKPKKKKTTKKKKATKKKKEEKVEEPEDHDDDLEVLTDNFEDEVHDDDHDEDYDDYDDEHDEDYDDEDDDDNEEKKK
- the icmF gene encoding fused isobutyryl-CoA mutase/GTPase IcmF, producing MEQVQLYKPVNPVRFVTASSLYDGHDASINIMRRILQSSGAEVIHLGHNRSVEEVVYAAIQEDAQGIAISSYQGGHVEYFKYMIDLLNELGAEHIKVYGGGGGVIIPREIKELHDYGVSRIFSPENGRELGLQGMINKMLEECDFLPPIDLKQDQDKLAAGERQAIARFITYMEGNQKDDKKQTVLKKLQQKSNHAPVLGITGTGGAGKSSLTDELIRRFINEVPDKKIAIISIDPTKKKTGGALLGDRIRMNAIFTDRVYMRSLATRDSRSELSKALHDIIDVVRAASYDFIIVETSGIGQGDAAITDVTDLSMYVMTAEFGAPSQLEKIDMIDFADFIVINKFEQKGSEDALNQVRKQYERSHMLFHEDKTKFPVFGTIASQFNDAGTNALFAAIIDTLNEKYEWNADIDFERNVIAQKDNMIITNERRHYLREIATHVRNYHSHADKQSKIARKLYQLEGAKEVLEDESAKEAIDKSIGTYQEDLDPKAKRLLDGWDETKERYSGDKLTYKVRDKEIEMDNTTESLAGLKIPKVAFPKFADWGERLNWLMKENVPGVFPFTAGVFPFKRKGEDPTRQFAGEGTPERTNRRFHYLSKNEDAKRLSTAFDSVTLYGEDPAERPDIYGKIGESGVSICTLDDMKKLYSGFDLTDPKTSVSMTINGPAPIILAMYFNTAIDQQVAKFKEENNRGPDKDEYETIRDETVSVVRGTVQADILKEDQGQNTCIFSTEFALRMMGDIQQYFIDKEVRNYYSVSISGYHIAEAGANPITQLAFTLANGFTYVEYYLSRGMDVNKFAKNLSFFFSNGLDPEYTVIGRVARRIWAVTMRDKYGANERSQKLKYHIQTSGRSLHAQEIDFNDIRTTLQALIAIQDNTNSLHTNAYDEAITTPTEESVRRAMAIQMIINKEFGLTKNENSLQGSFIVEELTDLVEEAVLQEFEKMNDRGGVLGAMERQYQRGKIQEESLYYEGKKHSGELPLVGVNTYINPNPPSEDQIDSMELARASKEEKEHQISELHKFQDANKDEVEEALTRLKKTAATGGNVFVELMETVKIASLGQITNALYEVGGQYRRNM
- a CDS encoding TetR/AcrR family transcriptional regulator produces the protein MTEKNKILSSVKDVSLVEKRRSQMIKGAISLFKEKGFHRTTTREIAKESGFSIGTLYEYIRTKEDVLFLVVDAIYKQVRQRLEAAIDLKNPSVDNLESVIRSYFELMDDMQEEVIILYQEVKSLKKETRDYVLQKERDMVGMLEEVIVSCVPHDMAKQDVKLLANNIFIQGQMWGFRRWMLQKQFTLDEYIERQTDYLTQALAIERKNTKDRRMDDGTSATV
- the meaB gene encoding methylmalonyl Co-A mutase-associated GTPase MeaB, which produces MHQLVEQIKEKNIRALARAITMVENDHPEKLAMLSDVFSLKKHAQYVGLTGSPGAGKSSLVNRLITHIRSEGKTVAVVAVDPTSPFSGGALLGDRVRMNEHFTDEGVYIRSMATRGSLGGLARATKDAVRICDAYGFDVVIVETVGVGQSELDIMKIVDTTALVLTPNSGDVLQIFKAGIMEIADLFVINKADLPGYGKLKALLKELVMMTAKGDQETQIVKTITTENKGIDKLWEKINAHHDFLYHTAEGKERRQFQQELEVYELVREEIWLDVKEYMEQNNTDITIEADSDPYQLAQEIFKKWKGDKHD